From Rubripirellula reticaptiva, the proteins below share one genomic window:
- a CDS encoding PSD1 and planctomycete cytochrome C domain-containing protein: MRNLELLARVLLFGIIASPLWADDVSFNRDIRPILSDRCYFCHGFDENHREAGLRLDQAEAASDAIEPGKPDDSELLRRIISDDEDEVMPPRSAHKKPISDDEINLIRRWIQQGAQYEDHWAFVAPVKNDVKDAETSQAIDHFVGQRQSKHGLQFAPPATPAKWLRRVSLDLIGLPPTLAELDGFEKDVLERGDISYESAIDRVLASPHYGERMSLEWLDVARYADTNGFQMDAYRMNWPWRDWVTRALNSDMPFDQFTREQLAGDLLDDPTEDQMIATAFNRNHMINGEGGSIAEENLAKNNFDRVETTGTTWLGLTVGCCQCHDHKFDPLKQRDYYSMYSFFNQISETGRASKQFTAKKEQDRYEERFWVDKPYVAIATDQQTSKLDQLRQATKAAKDRLEATRSEFEPKFLVWIKEIQADPKLLEERIDNLYIRRNVNLAPLDNLKHKLTRGLVDYFISNHEPWSGLKKAVAEAEKAEQNYEAQIPLVMVMRDDQQRDTFILERGNYETPGEKVSPSVPEFLPPLPEGVKADRLAFANWLVSPEHPLTSRVTVNRYWQLMFGRGLVTTPDDFGLQGELPSHPDLLDWMAVDFRERGWSVKRLLRSIALSKTYRQSAAVDESVVAKDPKNIWLARGPRQRLDSRLLRDQALALSGLLVPELGGPPVAPYQPPGIWEPMSLNKNHYMQDDGDDLYRRSLYTVWRRVVAPANFFDAPSRQSCNVKPQRTSTPLHALTTLNDTTYVEAARVWADALSMLPDDASRLARMFYAATARQPDANEIKSLQSSLDQARKHFANHSDESAELLTVGDAISRSGMESTEHAAWTTVCLLVLNLDETLSK; this comes from the coding sequence ATGAGAAATCTGGAACTACTTGCCCGAGTGCTGCTGTTTGGCATCATCGCGTCGCCGCTGTGGGCGGATGACGTCTCGTTCAATCGCGACATCCGGCCGATTCTGTCGGACCGGTGCTACTTTTGTCACGGCTTTGACGAAAATCACCGCGAAGCCGGACTGCGTCTTGACCAAGCCGAAGCGGCTAGCGACGCGATCGAACCTGGCAAGCCCGATGACTCGGAACTGCTGCGCCGGATCATCAGTGACGATGAAGACGAGGTGATGCCGCCACGAAGCGCCCACAAGAAACCAATCAGCGATGACGAAATCAACCTTATCCGTCGCTGGATCCAACAAGGCGCACAGTACGAAGACCACTGGGCCTTTGTTGCACCGGTCAAGAATGATGTGAAGGATGCGGAAACCTCCCAAGCAATCGACCACTTTGTTGGTCAGCGTCAATCCAAACACGGATTGCAGTTCGCACCGCCTGCAACGCCGGCAAAGTGGCTGCGCCGCGTTTCTTTGGACTTGATCGGATTGCCGCCAACGCTTGCGGAACTGGACGGTTTCGAAAAGGACGTCCTGGAACGTGGCGACATTTCCTACGAGTCAGCGATCGATCGCGTGCTCGCGTCACCCCACTATGGCGAACGCATGTCGCTCGAATGGTTGGACGTCGCGCGCTATGCCGACACCAACGGCTTCCAGATGGATGCTTATCGGATGAATTGGCCATGGCGTGACTGGGTGACGCGTGCGCTGAACAGCGACATGCCGTTTGACCAATTCACGCGGGAGCAATTGGCGGGCGATCTGTTGGACGATCCGACCGAGGACCAAATGATCGCGACCGCGTTCAATCGCAATCACATGATCAACGGCGAAGGCGGTTCGATCGCTGAAGAGAATCTTGCGAAGAATAATTTCGACCGTGTCGAAACGACAGGTACCACTTGGCTTGGGCTAACGGTGGGCTGTTGCCAGTGCCACGATCACAAGTTTGATCCGTTGAAGCAGCGTGACTACTACTCGATGTATTCGTTCTTTAACCAGATCAGTGAAACCGGCCGAGCGAGTAAGCAGTTCACGGCGAAGAAGGAACAGGATCGCTATGAGGAGCGATTTTGGGTCGACAAACCGTACGTTGCGATCGCAACTGACCAGCAAACGTCGAAACTCGATCAACTGCGACAAGCGACCAAGGCAGCCAAAGACCGATTGGAAGCCACTCGCTCAGAGTTCGAGCCAAAGTTTTTGGTTTGGATCAAAGAAATCCAGGCAGATCCGAAACTGCTAGAGGAACGAATCGACAACCTTTACATTCGCCGCAACGTCAATCTTGCGCCGCTTGATAATCTGAAGCACAAACTAACTCGTGGCCTGGTTGACTATTTTATCAGTAACCACGAACCGTGGTCCGGTCTGAAGAAAGCTGTCGCCGAGGCTGAAAAGGCAGAACAAAACTACGAGGCACAGATTCCATTGGTGATGGTCATGCGTGACGATCAACAACGGGACACATTCATCTTGGAACGCGGAAACTACGAAACGCCCGGCGAAAAAGTGTCGCCGAGTGTGCCAGAGTTTTTGCCACCATTGCCCGAGGGCGTCAAAGCGGACCGATTGGCGTTTGCCAATTGGCTGGTCTCGCCGGAACATCCGTTGACTTCTCGCGTGACCGTAAACCGGTACTGGCAATTGATGTTTGGCCGCGGGTTGGTGACCACGCCAGACGATTTTGGATTGCAAGGCGAACTGCCGTCGCACCCAGATCTGCTGGATTGGATGGCGGTCGATTTTCGGGAACGAGGCTGGAGCGTGAAGCGTCTGCTGCGCAGCATTGCCTTGTCGAAGACGTATCGCCAATCCGCCGCGGTGGACGAAAGCGTAGTGGCGAAAGACCCGAAGAACATCTGGCTGGCTCGCGGACCGCGACAACGACTCGATTCTAGATTGCTGCGAGATCAAGCGTTGGCGCTGTCGGGCTTGTTGGTACCGGAACTCGGCGGTCCTCCGGTCGCACCCTACCAACCACCCGGAATTTGGGAACCGATGAGTCTGAACAAGAACCACTACATGCAGGACGATGGCGACGACCTTTACCGCCGCAGCCTCTACACCGTTTGGCGGCGAGTTGTCGCGCCAGCGAATTTCTTTGACGCGCCGAGTCGGCAAAGTTGCAACGTCAAACCGCAGCGCACCAGTACACCGCTGCACGCGCTCACGACGCTCAACGACACAACCTATGTCGAAGCCGCTCGCGTTTGGGCAGACGCCCTATCGATGTTGCCCGACGATGCTTCGCGTCTGGCAAGAATGTTTTACGCTGCGACGGCGCGTCAACCCGATGCAAACGAAATCAAATCGTTGCAATCGTCACTGGATCAAGCAAGAAAACATTTTGCGAACCATTCCGACGAATCCGCAGAACTGCTGACGGTCGGTGACGCGATAAGTCGTTCCGGAATGGAATCGACTGAGCATGCTGCCTGGACGACCGTTTGTTTGCTCGTTCTCAACCTCGACGAGACGCTTTCAAAGTAG
- a CDS encoding sulfatase family protein gives MITIADDHGVHHSSVYGSSEFQTPNLQQMAKEGIRFDNAYVASPACAPSRAALFTGRMPYSNGIVGNHEIELKPGVVSLLSTLLEQGYEVVFHGKVGHAGRKHFGQYVPDGVRILGGGGLQQTMTLDQVERFLKERLEDAPPLALFLGWTDTHTAWPPKEEARIAPEDVVIPPKIFDTPEARVEMSRYVEGAEAIDRRVGQTRQLIAKHLNLDNTMLVYTSDHGMPWPFAKWSLYETGIRTPLIAVWPGKIKPSSSTDAMVSWIDLMPTLIDLAGGTSPSGIDGRSFAKVLFGESVKHRDVIFATHKGDNEKNVYPIRSVRVGKWKYIRNLHPEFAYTTHTDVWAKEVPRIDEHWAHAGHHWQSYLETAKTDPNAAAFLRDYHSNPAEELYDIEHDPFEKNNLAAAPEQAEKLAELRELVTNRMIEVDDDQSLSGPPKLLTEFSIPGISGIETAR, from the coding sequence GTGATCACCATTGCAGACGATCACGGCGTTCATCACTCATCCGTCTATGGATCCAGCGAATTCCAAACCCCGAATCTTCAACAAATGGCTAAAGAGGGGATTCGATTCGACAATGCCTATGTTGCATCCCCAGCCTGCGCGCCCAGTCGCGCGGCACTATTTACAGGACGGATGCCTTACAGCAACGGCATCGTTGGTAATCATGAAATTGAACTCAAACCTGGTGTCGTTTCGCTGTTGTCAACACTCTTGGAACAAGGGTACGAAGTTGTCTTTCATGGCAAGGTTGGCCACGCCGGGCGGAAACACTTCGGCCAGTACGTGCCCGACGGTGTGAGGATTCTCGGCGGTGGTGGTTTGCAGCAGACGATGACGCTGGATCAGGTGGAAAGGTTTCTCAAGGAACGCCTCGAAGACGCGCCACCCCTGGCACTGTTCCTTGGTTGGACGGACACCCACACCGCTTGGCCTCCGAAGGAAGAGGCCAGAATCGCACCCGAAGACGTCGTCATTCCGCCTAAGATTTTTGACACGCCTGAAGCTCGCGTGGAAATGAGCCGATACGTTGAAGGAGCCGAAGCGATCGACCGTCGTGTCGGGCAAACTCGACAATTGATCGCCAAGCACCTGAACTTGGACAACACGATGCTTGTCTACACTTCTGATCATGGGATGCCTTGGCCGTTTGCAAAATGGTCTCTCTACGAAACGGGAATCCGCACTCCTTTGATTGCGGTTTGGCCCGGCAAGATCAAGCCCAGTTCATCGACGGATGCGATGGTCAGTTGGATTGATCTGATGCCGACGCTGATCGACTTGGCCGGTGGAACGTCGCCCTCAGGTATCGATGGCCGTTCGTTCGCGAAGGTGCTATTTGGAGAATCCGTCAAGCATCGCGACGTGATTTTCGCAACGCACAAGGGTGACAACGAAAAGAACGTTTACCCGATTCGCAGCGTCCGCGTGGGCAAATGGAAATACATCCGTAACCTGCACCCCGAGTTCGCTTACACCACGCACACGGACGTCTGGGCCAAGGAAGTTCCACGTATCGACGAGCACTGGGCACACGCTGGCCACCACTGGCAGTCGTATCTCGAAACCGCCAAAACCGATCCCAATGCGGCAGCATTCTTACGAGACTATCACAGCAACCCAGCCGAAGAATTGTACGACATCGAACACGATCCGTTTGAGAAGAACAATTTGGCAGCGGCACCCGAACAAGCTGAGAAACTTGCTGAACTTCGCGAGCTAGTTACCAACCGTATGATCGAAGTCGATGACGATCAGTCACTCAGTGGACCGCCGAAATTACTGACAGAGTTTTCGATACCGGGGATTTCCGGGATCGAGACCGCACGTTGA
- a CDS encoding sulfatase produces the protein MSRIVVLLICISASLASLAHASKPNVIVILADDLGIVDMNAYASKFTGAKASQMYYETPNLDRLTKEGLAFSQAYACHLCSPARASLLTGKYAARTGFTTAVGGNVQTFYNQAIEPPPGYVAQDALVWKDKIDIQQALVNGTTRDGLASGHRLDNGQNETTLAEAMPEHDSAFIGKWHLGGHGSEGWQPADQGFEEISYLDEGGSPYFNWRGIWDSEKKLHPMTPQEKLLRGKSGGNLGQEYLTDELTEHAIKYLRHKADSKQPDARPFFLHFCHFAVHTPFQGPAEDVAHFEQKATRGWNGHDNAVYAAMVKRLDVSVGRILDTLEETGLDENTLIVFLSDNGGVMYTDPLATNNAPFKGGKGTHFEGGIRVPLVIRWKGHVNGDRWSNVPIDCNDVFPTVLELAGYDASQYTKPGGIDGRSIAPLLEDPSNTNGDYPRHTFFQHYPLNVIVKSPEDGFPSAPSSAIRSGDWKLIFDWSGAIRLYNIVDDPFEKNDLSAALPDKARELFIELNDWIDENVDVKYTPALNPAYDPRKESRKRPFVDLRRQYLGADRAIRTIDGDPRFELIPDGIKPHMNSSK, from the coding sequence ATGAGCCGAATCGTTGTTCTTCTGATCTGCATTTCTGCTTCACTCGCTTCCCTTGCCCATGCGTCGAAGCCCAACGTGATTGTGATCCTAGCTGATGATCTGGGCATCGTAGACATGAACGCCTACGCGTCGAAGTTCACCGGCGCAAAAGCTTCTCAGATGTACTATGAGACGCCTAATTTAGATCGACTGACGAAAGAAGGATTGGCGTTTTCACAAGCTTACGCCTGCCATCTCTGCTCGCCCGCGCGGGCAAGTCTGTTGACGGGAAAGTACGCCGCTCGGACTGGATTCACAACGGCGGTTGGCGGCAACGTGCAGACGTTCTACAACCAAGCGATCGAGCCGCCGCCAGGTTATGTTGCTCAGGACGCGTTGGTTTGGAAGGACAAAATCGACATTCAACAGGCGCTCGTCAACGGTACGACTCGTGATGGCTTGGCCTCGGGGCATCGGCTGGACAATGGGCAGAACGAAACGACGCTCGCCGAAGCGATGCCCGAACACGATTCGGCTTTCATTGGCAAGTGGCACCTGGGCGGCCACGGTTCGGAAGGCTGGCAGCCGGCCGATCAAGGGTTTGAAGAAATCTCTTACCTCGATGAAGGCGGATCACCCTACTTCAATTGGCGAGGCATTTGGGACAGCGAAAAAAAGCTGCACCCGATGACTCCCCAAGAGAAACTACTGCGTGGAAAATCAGGCGGCAACTTAGGACAGGAGTACTTAACGGATGAATTGACCGAGCACGCCATCAAGTACTTGCGACACAAGGCTGATTCAAAGCAACCCGACGCAAGGCCGTTCTTCCTGCACTTTTGCCACTTCGCGGTCCATACCCCATTTCAAGGACCAGCGGAAGATGTCGCGCACTTTGAACAGAAAGCGACGCGTGGTTGGAATGGTCATGACAATGCCGTTTACGCGGCGATGGTGAAACGTTTGGATGTTTCAGTCGGTCGCATTCTCGATACACTCGAAGAAACCGGTCTGGATGAAAACACACTGATCGTCTTTCTGAGTGACAACGGAGGCGTGATGTACACCGATCCGCTCGCGACCAACAATGCTCCCTTCAAAGGTGGCAAGGGGACTCATTTTGAGGGCGGTATTCGAGTGCCGTTGGTGATTCGTTGGAAGGGTCATGTCAACGGAGATCGCTGGAGCAACGTCCCGATCGATTGCAATGATGTCTTTCCAACAGTACTGGAACTGGCTGGCTACGATGCTTCCCAATACACCAAGCCGGGCGGCATCGACGGTCGCAGTATCGCACCGTTGCTTGAAGATCCGTCCAACACCAATGGCGATTATCCTCGCCACACGTTCTTTCAACACTATCCGTTGAATGTGATCGTCAAGAGTCCCGAAGACGGCTTTCCATCGGCTCCTTCATCCGCCATCCGAAGCGGGGATTGGAAATTGATTTTCGATTGGTCGGGGGCTATCCGACTCTACAACATCGTCGACGATCCGTTCGAGAAGAACGACTTGTCAGCGGCGTTGCCGGACAAGGCACGCGAATTGTTCATCGAACTGAACGATTGGATAGACGAAAACGTCGACGTTAAATACACACCGGCACTCAACCCAGCTTACGATCCAAGGAAAGAGTCGCGAAAACGCCCGTTTGTTGATTTGCGTCGCCAATATCTGGGCGCAGATCGCGCGATCCGAACCATCGATGGTGATCCCAGGTTTGAACTGATCCCCGATGGTATCAAGCCTCATATGAATTCATCCAAATAG
- a CDS encoding sulfatase family protein codes for MYKFIAFCVSLVWLSATFANATESRPNIIVFYTDDHGHADLSCQGVLEDIKTPNVDALAKNGVLARHGYSTAPQCVPSRAGLLIGKFQSKFGVEANGKTLEGFDRELTIAQRLQRAGYVTAQFGKWHLGPGPKITEHGFKHVFNQNSGAPFAANVGLDGRDREMSTQRQQMYHVDACSQAAASLIERYKNDPFFLYVAYRAPHVPLDAPQKYLDRFPGEMPERRRQALAMLSAVDDGVGLITRTLAENNLTEKTLIFYIGDNGAPLKIHKRDAPGGGPGWDGSLNDPLNGEKGMLSEGGMHVPFVISWPGTIPAGQVFDHPVSALDVAATAAKLAKIESEPGDFDGVNLIPFLTGKKKEAPHEFLAWRWVAQSAIREGDWKLLRGGEREYLYDLKNDLEEKRNLADEHPEIADRLREKLSLWASELDPPGLASGSMSNAATEYFDFYLDHKPAASLREKFVPKTDSSNSDAKSKDLASPWIIRNGKMNISSEGLQIATQKQDAKQTPFITRNGLNLAGPVSVNLVVKTTNSGTIGLAWRDSHDKEFVAANRVNLVVTKSDQWQTIQTSLPGGPKIIHVRVQIPAGTTSIKSIELKPASGKTVTLMQ; via the coding sequence TTGTATAAGTTCATAGCATTCTGCGTTTCGCTGGTTTGGCTTTCTGCAACGTTTGCCAACGCCACAGAATCACGCCCCAACATCATCGTGTTCTACACAGATGACCATGGGCACGCGGACTTGTCATGTCAAGGAGTTCTCGAGGACATCAAGACGCCCAATGTGGATGCGTTAGCAAAGAATGGTGTACTCGCCCGGCATGGCTACAGCACTGCACCGCAGTGCGTGCCGTCGAGAGCGGGATTGTTGATCGGAAAGTTCCAATCGAAATTCGGCGTCGAAGCCAACGGAAAAACGTTGGAGGGTTTTGACCGAGAGCTGACGATTGCCCAGCGACTGCAAAGAGCGGGTTACGTGACCGCGCAATTCGGCAAATGGCACCTCGGTCCGGGACCGAAAATCACTGAGCACGGATTCAAGCACGTGTTCAACCAAAACTCCGGCGCACCCTTCGCGGCCAATGTGGGTCTTGATGGCAGAGACCGAGAGATGTCGACGCAGCGGCAACAGATGTATCATGTTGACGCTTGCAGCCAGGCCGCCGCTTCGCTAATCGAACGTTACAAAAATGATCCATTTTTTCTGTATGTCGCCTACCGTGCGCCCCACGTCCCATTGGATGCGCCGCAAAAGTACCTCGATCGATTTCCGGGCGAAATGCCGGAGCGACGTCGGCAGGCGTTGGCGATGCTGTCGGCTGTCGATGATGGCGTCGGGTTGATCACCAGGACACTGGCCGAAAACAACCTGACCGAAAAGACGCTGATCTTCTATATCGGCGACAACGGCGCGCCATTGAAGATTCACAAGCGAGATGCACCGGGTGGCGGGCCAGGTTGGGACGGTTCTTTGAACGACCCGCTCAACGGCGAAAAGGGGATGCTATCCGAAGGCGGCATGCACGTTCCGTTCGTGATCTCTTGGCCTGGAACGATTCCCGCCGGCCAAGTGTTCGATCATCCGGTGAGCGCCCTGGATGTCGCAGCAACGGCTGCCAAACTGGCTAAGATCGAATCGGAACCCGGAGATTTCGACGGCGTCAATCTGATCCCGTTTCTTACGGGTAAAAAGAAAGAAGCTCCGCATGAATTTCTCGCGTGGCGTTGGGTTGCCCAATCGGCCATCCGTGAAGGCGACTGGAAACTGCTGCGCGGCGGCGAACGTGAATACTTGTACGACTTGAAGAATGATCTCGAAGAGAAACGTAACCTCGCCGACGAGCATCCAGAGATTGCCGATCGCCTACGCGAGAAGCTATCCCTGTGGGCCAGCGAGCTCGACCCGCCGGGTCTCGCCAGCGGTAGCATGTCCAACGCGGCGACAGAATATTTTGATTTCTACCTCGACCACAAACCGGCAGCGTCCCTACGTGAAAAATTCGTTCCAAAAACAGACTCGTCAAACTCCGACGCAAAATCAAAGGACCTAGCGTCTCCATGGATCATTCGTAACGGCAAAATGAATATCAGCAGCGAGGGCTTGCAGATAGCAACGCAAAAGCAAGATGCCAAGCAAACACCTTTCATTACCAGAAATGGTTTGAATCTTGCCGGCCCCGTTTCCGTCAATCTGGTTGTGAAGACGACAAACTCCGGCACGATCGGACTGGCTTGGCGAGACTCACACGACAAGGAATTTGTCGCGGCTAATCGCGTGAACCTTGTGGTCACAAAGTCCGACCAGTGGCAAACAATCCAAACCAGCCTGCCCGGCGGGCCGAAGATCATTCATGTCCGTGTCCAAATTCCCGCCGGTACCACTTCGATCAAGTCCATCGAACTGAAACCCGCTAGCGGGAAAACGGTAACGCTGATGCAGTAA
- a CDS encoding DUF6797 domain-containing protein, whose product MSRPFNAFITLIVVFAAAPAFAQTATLQEVFESVDANLIAKEARLRGDPQRGAIVFYASAAACANCHVTGAEQSPLGPDLTRLGEKITDVHLVESLLHPSRSIRKGYETVQLITVDGEVRSGMMVSEDDDKIVLRDAADLQANLSVAKDDIEVRRNSKVSMMPAGLIETLKSPGEFLDLVRYLFAVHEGGQERADELKPTAEQLIPKDDTINLNHAQIIRLVENGNLRRGKQIYESTCYQCHGKDGNTPSLATARAFGSQQLKFGADPHSMFKTLSHGNGLMAAASALSPRERYEVVAYIRRRFMKDSNPNYFAVTPKYLSSLPKGTDMGDFKLDPDRDYGPALASQLGRDVNSALTIKLTDMSIAYDLHTMDQAAIWSGGFLDVDQTQHKRGRGEGYPEPRGEMIAALDLWHWGHDGSLDYSKADLLPRGSLPQRWLDYHGHFLCGDQIVLNYSIDGREVFEVPSPLKDQTGIRHTLTIHGGQALVLAVGKSEAGRTRPIMKGDIDDVTLALDDQKRWVVTIPAGESTRLINIVRFADASVAEENQTLSKVDPLTMTKGGNLRWPETFETIGYRGFQSGAYAVDTISIPESTPWNTWFRTSAIDFFPDGRMAVATVGGDVWIVSGIDDDLLNVRWKRYAGGMYEPFGIKVVDGLIYVTCRDRLTRLHDLNNDGEADFYESFSADTDVSTFFHAFNFDLQTDVEGNFYYAKSGQYTDYKLPGAIVKVSADGESREVICTGLRTPNGMGILPDGRLTVSDNQGTWMPASKINLVKRDGFYGYVQNKGGKAWAPDGGRIDHRKVVPPKTFDPPLIWMPQEVDNSSGGQVVVSDERFGPLAGRLLHTSFGQGHLFYLMTQEVDGLSQAALVQFPHDFGTGIMRARTNPVDGQLYVTGLNGWNDNGRGDLADGGIYRVRYTGQPVRMITHCEVHPGELRLQFNFPLDRVASIRAAAFAAEQWNYKWTDSYGSDLYHPETGEVGKQVLRIDSVSVSEDGKTLSLKTPNLRPVNQLHLQMDVMDSNGKPFKEDVYWTIHRIPNG is encoded by the coding sequence ATGTCCCGCCCGTTTAACGCTTTTATCACGCTGATCGTTGTATTTGCTGCTGCACCCGCATTTGCTCAAACAGCGACGTTGCAAGAAGTGTTTGAATCGGTCGATGCAAACCTCATTGCAAAAGAAGCTCGACTGCGTGGCGATCCGCAACGTGGGGCAATCGTGTTTTATGCTTCGGCAGCCGCGTGTGCGAATTGTCATGTGACGGGTGCGGAGCAATCGCCGCTCGGACCAGACCTGACCCGTTTGGGGGAAAAGATTACCGACGTGCATCTGGTCGAATCGCTTTTGCATCCGTCCAGATCAATTCGCAAAGGCTATGAAACCGTCCAGTTGATCACCGTTGATGGTGAAGTTCGTTCGGGAATGATGGTGTCTGAAGACGACGACAAGATCGTGTTGCGAGACGCCGCAGATCTGCAAGCTAATCTCTCGGTCGCGAAAGACGACATCGAGGTTCGCAGGAACTCCAAAGTGTCGATGATGCCCGCGGGCCTGATCGAAACACTGAAGTCTCCGGGGGAGTTCTTGGACTTGGTCAGATACCTGTTTGCGGTTCATGAAGGTGGCCAAGAGCGAGCGGACGAACTGAAGCCGACAGCGGAGCAATTGATTCCCAAAGACGACACCATCAATCTGAATCATGCACAGATCATTCGGCTGGTCGAAAACGGAAATCTGAGACGTGGCAAACAGATTTACGAATCGACTTGCTATCAGTGTCATGGCAAGGATGGAAATACGCCGTCATTGGCGACGGCTCGGGCGTTCGGTTCGCAACAGTTAAAGTTTGGTGCTGATCCGCACAGCATGTTTAAAACGCTTTCGCATGGAAACGGTTTAATGGCCGCAGCCTCGGCTCTGTCGCCGCGGGAACGATACGAGGTCGTGGCCTACATTCGTAGGCGTTTCATGAAGGACTCTAACCCAAACTACTTTGCGGTCACGCCGAAATATCTGAGTTCGCTGCCGAAGGGCACGGACATGGGGGATTTCAAGCTCGACCCGGATCGCGATTACGGTCCGGCACTGGCATCGCAACTGGGACGCGACGTCAACAGCGCGTTGACGATCAAATTGACCGATATGTCGATCGCTTACGATCTGCACACGATGGATCAAGCTGCCATTTGGTCAGGCGGTTTTTTGGACGTCGATCAGACACAACACAAACGCGGTCGAGGCGAAGGTTATCCTGAACCGCGTGGCGAGATGATCGCGGCGCTGGACCTTTGGCATTGGGGACATGACGGGTCGCTCGACTATTCAAAAGCGGATCTGTTGCCGCGTGGTTCGTTACCGCAGCGCTGGCTGGACTATCACGGGCACTTTCTCTGCGGCGATCAGATCGTTTTGAATTATTCGATCGATGGGCGCGAGGTTTTTGAAGTGCCATCGCCATTGAAGGACCAAACGGGGATCCGACACACTCTGACGATCCATGGCGGCCAGGCTTTGGTCTTGGCTGTCGGGAAATCAGAGGCTGGTCGTACTCGCCCCATCATGAAAGGCGACATCGATGACGTGACGCTTGCTTTGGATGACCAGAAACGGTGGGTCGTGACGATCCCCGCAGGTGAATCAACACGTTTGATTAATATCGTTCGATTCGCTGATGCTTCTGTCGCCGAAGAAAATCAGACGCTCTCGAAAGTCGACCCTTTAACGATGACCAAGGGCGGCAATCTGCGTTGGCCGGAAACGTTTGAAACGATCGGATACCGAGGCTTTCAATCGGGTGCTTACGCGGTCGATACGATTTCTATCCCGGAATCCACACCCTGGAATACGTGGTTTCGCACTTCAGCCATCGACTTCTTTCCTGATGGACGGATGGCAGTGGCAACCGTTGGTGGCGACGTGTGGATTGTGTCCGGCATCGACGACGATTTGCTGAACGTCCGTTGGAAAAGGTATGCGGGCGGGATGTATGAACCCTTCGGAATCAAAGTGGTCGACGGGCTGATCTATGTCACTTGTCGAGATCGACTGACACGTTTGCACGATCTGAACAACGACGGTGAAGCAGACTTTTATGAAAGCTTCAGCGCCGACACTGACGTTTCGACGTTCTTCCATGCGTTCAACTTCGATTTACAGACGGACGTAGAAGGCAACTTTTATTACGCCAAGAGCGGTCAGTACACGGACTACAAACTGCCGGGGGCGATCGTCAAAGTTTCTGCCGATGGAGAAAGTCGCGAGGTCATTTGCACTGGTCTGCGTACGCCCAACGGGATGGGGATTTTGCCGGATGGTCGATTGACGGTGAGCGACAACCAGGGCACGTGGATGCCAGCGTCGAAGATCAATCTGGTCAAACGTGATGGCTTTTATGGGTACGTGCAAAACAAAGGTGGCAAGGCCTGGGCTCCGGACGGAGGAAGGATCGATCACCGAAAAGTCGTGCCTCCCAAGACCTTCGACCCGCCGCTGATTTGGATGCCGCAGGAGGTCGACAATTCGTCGGGCGGTCAGGTCGTCGTGAGCGACGAACGGTTCGGACCGTTGGCGGGGCGCTTGCTGCATACCAGTTTTGGCCAGGGACATTTGTTCTATCTGATGACACAGGAAGTGGACGGTTTATCGCAAGCCGCCTTGGTTCAGTTCCCGCACGATTTTGGCACTGGCATCATGCGAGCGCGCACCAACCCCGTCGATGGCCAGTTGTATGTGACCGGGCTGAATGGCTGGAACGACAACGGACGTGGAGACCTTGCTGATGGCGGCATCTATCGAGTTCGCTACACTGGCCAACCCGTTCGCATGATCACGCACTGCGAAGTACATCCGGGTGAACTTCGTCTGCAATTCAATTTCCCGCTCGATCGCGTCGCATCCATTCGCGCGGCTGCGTTTGCGGCCGAGCAATGGAATTACAAGTGGACCGACAGTTACGGATCCGATCTTTACCATCCCGAAACGGGTGAAGTTGGCAAACAGGTCTTGCGGATCGACTCGGTTTCCGTCAGCGAGGACGGCAAAACGCTTTCACTCAAAACACCAAATCTGCGTCCCGTCAATCAACTACATCTTCAAATGGATGTGATGGATTCAAATGGAAAACCATTCAAAGAAGATGTCTACTGGACCATTCACAGAATCCCAAACGGTTGA